One Loxodonta africana isolate mLoxAfr1 chromosome 4, mLoxAfr1.hap2, whole genome shotgun sequence genomic region harbors:
- the ASCL4 gene encoding achaete-scute homolog 4, producing MEKRRPAGLLTALPYHLRAAPVGIPGTPPRLPLRDPFRVSFRLDTESWDRAHGGCPPRRPYLPLPLDGALEPTFLRKRNERERQRVRCVNEGYARLRDHLPRDLADKRLSKVETLRAAIGYIKHLQELLERHTRGQEGPAAAGPEGRADCNSDGESKASSAPSPCSEREEEAS from the coding sequence ATGGAGAAACGTAGACCGGCTGGACTGCTGACCGCCTTGCCCTACCACCTCCGCGCTGCGCCTGTGGGCATACCAGGGACCCCGCCGCGACTCCCCCTAAGGGACCCCTTCAGGGTCTCCTTCCGTCTGGACACCGAGAGCTGGGACCGGGCGCACGGGGGCTGCCCACCAAGACGGCCATACCTGCCCCTGCCGCTGGATGGCGCCCTCGAGCCCACCTTCCTTCGCAAGCGCAACGAGCGGGAGCGGCAGCGGGTGCGCTGTGTGAACGAGGGGTACGCGCGCCTCCGAGACCACCTGCCACGGGATCTGGCGGACAAGCGCCTGAGTAAGGTGGAAACGCTGCGCGCCGCCATTGGCTACATCAAGCACCTCCAGGAGCTGCTGGAGCGCCACACCCGGGGGCAGGAGGGCCCGGCCGCCGCTGGTCCCGAGGGCAGGGCCGACTGCAATAGCGACGGCGAGTCCAAGGCGTCCTCGGCGCCCTCGCCCTGCAGCGAGCGGGAGGAGGAGGCCAGTTAG